A stretch of Anaeromyxobacter dehalogenans 2CP-1 DNA encodes these proteins:
- a CDS encoding alanyl-tRNA editing protein, which produces MTERLYLDDPDRLTFEARVVAVRTLAGRPALVLDRTAFYPEGGGQPADRGRLGGAAVVDVQEVDGEVLHALEGTPPDAGAPVPGEVDAARRRDHLQQHHGQHLLSAAFEATAGAHTVSFHLGAETCTIDLDAPPAGLGEARLRAAEARANDLVFRDLPVTARDFAPAELAALPLRKAPEKGARIVVVGDLARGEVVDASPCGGTHPRRTGAVGAVAVLGAQKWGAGTRVEFVCGARAVRALAEARGRLAAAAASLRCAPAEVPAATARLAAESAQRRKDLDRLAAALAEGEADRLAAAQPAGAVRAVLAPPAPGAAGYLRAVAAGLAARGRAAFLGAEEEGRAHLAFARPRDTGPGVTGVDMGARVREAAARLGGKGGGAPDLAQGSGPDAGALEEALAAAARHDA; this is translated from the coding sequence ATGACCGAGCGGCTGTACCTCGACGATCCGGACCGGCTCACCTTCGAGGCGCGGGTGGTGGCCGTGCGCACGCTGGCCGGGCGGCCCGCGCTCGTGCTCGACCGGACCGCGTTCTACCCGGAGGGCGGCGGCCAGCCGGCGGATCGCGGGCGGCTGGGCGGCGCCGCGGTGGTGGACGTGCAGGAGGTGGACGGCGAGGTCCTGCACGCGCTGGAGGGCACGCCGCCGGACGCGGGCGCCCCGGTGCCGGGCGAGGTGGACGCGGCCCGCCGCCGGGACCACCTCCAGCAGCACCACGGCCAGCACCTGCTCTCGGCCGCGTTCGAGGCCACCGCCGGCGCGCACACCGTGTCGTTCCACCTCGGCGCCGAGACCTGCACCATCGACCTCGACGCGCCCCCGGCCGGCCTGGGCGAGGCGCGGCTGCGCGCCGCCGAGGCGCGCGCCAACGACCTCGTGTTCCGCGACCTGCCGGTCACCGCGCGCGACTTCGCGCCGGCGGAGCTGGCGGCGCTGCCGCTGCGCAAGGCGCCGGAGAAGGGCGCGCGCATCGTGGTGGTGGGCGACCTCGCGCGCGGCGAGGTGGTGGACGCCTCGCCCTGCGGCGGGACGCACCCGCGCCGCACCGGCGCGGTGGGCGCCGTGGCGGTGCTCGGGGCGCAGAAGTGGGGCGCCGGCACGCGCGTCGAGTTCGTGTGCGGCGCGCGGGCGGTGCGCGCGCTCGCCGAGGCGCGCGGGCGGCTCGCCGCCGCGGCCGCGTCGCTGCGCTGCGCGCCGGCGGAGGTGCCGGCCGCGACCGCGCGGCTCGCCGCGGAGTCGGCGCAGCGCCGCAAGGACCTCGACCGGCTCGCCGCCGCGCTCGCCGAGGGCGAGGCGGACCGGCTCGCGGCGGCGCAGCCCGCCGGCGCGGTGCGGGCGGTGCTGGCACCGCCCGCGCCGGGCGCGGCCGGGTACCTGCGCGCGGTGGCCGCGGGGCTGGCCGCGCGCGGTCGCGCGGCGTTCCTCGGCGCGGAGGAGGAGGGGCGGGCCCACCTCGCGTTCGCGCGCCCCCGCGACACCGGGCCGGGCGTCACCGGCGTCGACATGGGCGCGCGGGTCCGCGAGGCGGCGGCGCGCCTGGGCGGCAAGGGCGGCGGCGCGCCGGACCTGGCGCAGGGCAGCGGCCCGGACGCCGGGGCGCTGGAGGAGGCGCTCGCCGCGGCCGCCCGTCACGATGCGTGA
- the arsC gene encoding arsenate reductase (glutaredoxin) (This arsenate reductase requires both glutathione and glutaredoxin to convert arsenate to arsenite, after which the efflux transporter formed by ArsA and ArsB can extrude the arsenite from the cell, providing resistance.), protein MSGEYVLWFDPRCSASRRALSLLRERGVEPALRRPLEEPPSADELAALLRALGLPARAVARRDEDEYQVLRLSDRTPEAELVEALAAHPRMLERPILVAGARAVLARPPERVLELLGPP, encoded by the coding sequence ATGTCCGGCGAGTACGTCCTCTGGTTCGACCCGCGCTGCTCCGCCAGCCGCCGCGCGCTCTCGCTCCTGCGCGAGCGCGGGGTGGAGCCGGCGCTGCGGCGGCCGCTCGAGGAACCCCCGTCCGCGGACGAGCTCGCGGCGCTGCTCCGGGCGCTCGGCCTGCCCGCGCGCGCGGTGGCCCGCCGCGACGAGGACGAGTACCAGGTGCTGCGCCTGTCGGACCGCACCCCGGAGGCCGAGCTGGTCGAGGCGCTCGCCGCCCATCCCCGCATGCTGGAGCGGCCGATCCTGGTCGCCGGCGCGCGCGCCGTGCTGGCCCGCCCGCCCGAGCGCGTGCTGGAGCTGCTCGGACCCCCCTGA
- a CDS encoding HPF/RaiA family ribosome-associated protein: MKLVIHAHHLTLPPDLGAFLRKHVTRPLARLQDDSAAELAVHLGDARRKKGGVDQECRLSFRMPGTRTLHVESVQEDVHVALLDAAERLKRLVKRELEKMRSRTGHPMHRPLGRSYRLSASRRGVTPDGDPAGL, encoded by the coding sequence ATGAAGCTCGTCATCCACGCCCATCACCTCACCCTGCCGCCCGACCTGGGCGCGTTCCTCCGCAAGCACGTGACCCGCCCGCTCGCCCGCCTCCAGGACGACTCCGCGGCGGAGCTGGCCGTCCACCTCGGCGACGCGCGCCGCAAGAAGGGCGGCGTGGACCAGGAGTGCCGGCTCTCGTTCCGGATGCCGGGCACCCGGACGCTGCACGTGGAGAGCGTGCAGGAGGACGTGCACGTGGCCCTGCTCGACGCCGCGGAGCGGCTGAAGCGCCTCGTGAAGCGCGAGCTGGAGAAGATGCGCTCCCGCACCGGCCACCCGATGCACCGGCCGCTCGGCCGCAGCTACCGCCTGAGCGCGAGCCGCCGGGGCGTCACGCCGGACGGCGATCCGGCGGGGTTGTAG
- a CDS encoding IGHMBP2 family helicase, with translation MDLTHHLDRLAALLAAEREEERARFAEAKGRLSLAEREARGLAIADVEAQDEGALAGRALVTFGRGGRPLPGGRIGAGSLVSVAQRRDTPPDAPQGVVARRTRTAVAVAFDEPPPDWVTDGRVVLELEPSPVTWERLSGGLRRLRDDRAGKRWHAVLAPGSGAPPRFLRAPRGPVLEARLNPEQQAALDLADRAEDLALVHGPPGTGKTTVLVEVIRRAAARGESVLAAAPSNLAVDNLVERLAAAGLACVRVGHPARVLPGLLEHTLEARVEAHEAARIAQGLVDQALALRRDARKRRQKRGPGRFSASREQEREARALLAEARRLEARAEAEVLERAQVVLATLTSLDAPALAGRRFALAVVDEATQAVEPAAYLALLRADRAVLAGDHLQLPPTVLSAAAQAGGLGVSLFERLVEAHGDRARVMLAEQHRMNARIMAFPSEALYGGALRAHPAAAGRAIDDAPLELVDTSGRGFEEETPEGSDSKQNTGEAELAAAEVRRLLAAGLAPADVAVISPYDGQVQRLRQLLADEVEAGLEVDTVDGFQGREKEAVVVSLVRSNEAGEVGFLADVRRMNVALTRARAKLVVVGDGSTVSRHPFYRSFLEHAERAGAWRSAWER, from the coding sequence TTGGACCTCACGCACCACCTCGACCGCCTCGCCGCGCTGCTCGCCGCCGAGCGCGAGGAGGAGCGCGCCCGCTTCGCGGAGGCGAAGGGCCGGCTCTCGCTCGCCGAGCGCGAGGCGCGCGGGCTGGCCATCGCCGACGTGGAGGCGCAGGACGAGGGCGCGCTGGCCGGTCGCGCGCTGGTGACGTTCGGGCGCGGCGGGCGCCCGCTGCCGGGCGGGCGGATCGGCGCGGGGAGCCTCGTGTCGGTGGCGCAGCGCCGCGACACGCCGCCGGACGCCCCGCAGGGCGTGGTGGCCCGGCGCACGCGCACCGCGGTGGCGGTGGCGTTCGACGAGCCGCCGCCGGACTGGGTCACCGACGGCCGGGTGGTGCTGGAGCTCGAGCCGTCCCCGGTCACCTGGGAGCGCCTCTCCGGCGGCCTGCGCCGCCTCCGCGACGACCGCGCCGGGAAGCGCTGGCACGCGGTGCTCGCGCCCGGCTCCGGCGCCCCGCCGCGCTTCCTGCGGGCGCCTCGCGGCCCGGTGCTGGAGGCGCGGCTCAACCCCGAGCAGCAGGCGGCGCTCGACCTCGCCGACCGCGCCGAGGACCTCGCGCTCGTGCACGGGCCGCCCGGCACGGGCAAGACGACCGTGCTCGTGGAGGTGATCCGCCGCGCCGCCGCCCGCGGCGAGAGCGTGCTCGCGGCCGCGCCCTCCAACCTCGCGGTGGACAACCTGGTGGAGCGGCTTGCCGCCGCCGGCCTCGCCTGCGTGCGGGTGGGCCACCCGGCGCGCGTGCTCCCGGGCCTGCTCGAGCACACGCTCGAGGCGCGGGTGGAGGCGCACGAGGCGGCGCGGATCGCGCAAGGCCTGGTGGACCAGGCGCTCGCGCTGCGCCGCGACGCGCGCAAGCGCCGGCAGAAGCGCGGCCCGGGCCGCTTCAGCGCCTCGCGCGAGCAGGAGCGCGAGGCGCGCGCGCTGCTGGCGGAGGCGCGCCGGCTCGAGGCGCGGGCGGAGGCGGAGGTGCTGGAGCGGGCGCAGGTGGTGCTCGCCACGCTGACCTCGCTCGACGCGCCGGCGCTCGCCGGCCGCCGCTTCGCGCTCGCGGTGGTGGACGAGGCCACCCAGGCCGTGGAGCCGGCCGCGTACCTGGCGCTCCTGCGCGCCGACCGCGCGGTGCTGGCCGGCGACCACCTGCAGCTGCCGCCCACCGTGCTCTCCGCGGCGGCGCAGGCGGGCGGGCTGGGGGTGTCGCTGTTCGAGCGGCTGGTCGAGGCGCACGGGGACCGGGCGCGGGTGATGCTCGCCGAGCAGCACCGCATGAACGCGCGGATCATGGCGTTCCCCTCCGAGGCGCTCTACGGCGGCGCGCTCCGCGCCCACCCGGCCGCGGCCGGCCGCGCCATCGACGACGCGCCGCTCGAGCTGGTGGACACCTCCGGGCGCGGCTTCGAGGAGGAGACGCCGGAGGGCTCCGACTCGAAGCAGAACACCGGCGAGGCGGAGCTGGCCGCCGCCGAGGTCCGGCGCCTGCTCGCGGCCGGGCTCGCCCCCGCCGACGTGGCGGTGATCTCGCCGTACGACGGGCAGGTGCAGCGCCTCCGGCAGCTCCTCGCCGACGAGGTGGAGGCGGGCCTGGAGGTGGACACCGTGGACGGCTTCCAGGGGCGCGAGAAGGAGGCGGTGGTGGTCTCGCTGGTGCGCTCCAACGAGGCGGGCGAGGTGGGCTTCCTCGCCGACGTGCGCCGGATGAACGTCGCGCTCACCCGCGCGCGGGCGAAGCTGGTGGTCGTGGGCGACGGGAGCACCGTGTCGCGCCACCCGTTCTACCGGAGCTTCCTCGAGCACGCCGAGCGCGCCGGCGCGTGGCGGAGCGCCTGGGAGCGGTGA
- a CDS encoding ATP-binding protein: MSGRGEVRERIPGERSGPADGDAVRRRAPLEAAVAALAELAMNAEGTGPLLTAACAIARDALGVDAAAFLQPDDAAAGALVVRAAVGLPPDAAGARVGGTPPDESAAVTGGHGGRPPLLDLPGIEASAEVTLPGRERLLGVIGAYARRPRAFHADELRFLETSASVLAAALARDLAEAEVLDRERQLRAVFDAALDAMLCVDASGRVRDANAAAAALFGGGRASLVGRSLTDLTEAPAPGAPALADVLRGERVSGAAEVVHAGGLRRSVEFTGVPDIQPGRHLIALRDVSERKQLHARLALADRMVSVGTLAAGVAHELNNPLAYVIANLSYLDEQLTVLAPRVAAAGSSREPDLASALLDAVHDARDGAERMRIIVRDLKTFSRPDEEHAGPVSLGPLLDSCVSVAWNEIRHRARLLRAPTDVPPIQGCQARLGQVFLNLLVNAAQAIPEGHVDEHQIQVSARALPGGQVAVEVSDTGSGIAPEHLPRIFDPFFTTKPPGVGTGLGLSICQSIVSAMGGEIQVETMLGRGTTFRVILPASGPDEAGASGVGTAHLAPRVRARILVVDDEPLVGTVIQRALQGEHEVTVTSSARAALARVAAGERFDLVLSDLLMPEMTGMELYRALRERAPELASRVVFLTGGAFTPAARTFLEQEPVECVEKPFELETIRALLARRLGARRADAC; encoded by the coding sequence ATGAGCGGGCGAGGCGAGGTTCGCGAGCGGATCCCGGGCGAGCGGTCCGGACCGGCGGACGGGGACGCGGTCCGCCGACGCGCGCCGCTCGAGGCGGCGGTCGCGGCGCTCGCCGAGCTCGCCATGAACGCCGAGGGGACCGGGCCGCTGCTCACGGCCGCCTGCGCCATCGCGCGGGACGCGCTCGGCGTCGATGCGGCCGCGTTCCTGCAGCCGGACGACGCCGCCGCCGGCGCGCTGGTGGTCCGCGCCGCGGTGGGGCTCCCGCCCGACGCCGCGGGCGCGCGGGTGGGCGGCACGCCGCCGGACGAGAGCGCGGCGGTGACCGGCGGTCACGGCGGCCGGCCGCCGCTGCTCGACCTCCCCGGCATCGAGGCCTCCGCAGAGGTGACGTTGCCCGGGCGCGAGCGCCTGCTCGGCGTGATCGGTGCCTACGCCCGGCGCCCGCGGGCCTTCCACGCGGACGAGCTGCGCTTCCTCGAGACGAGCGCCAGCGTGCTCGCGGCGGCGCTGGCGCGCGACCTCGCCGAGGCCGAGGTGCTGGACCGCGAGCGCCAGCTGCGGGCGGTGTTCGACGCCGCGCTGGACGCGATGCTGTGCGTGGACGCGTCGGGCCGGGTCCGCGACGCGAACGCGGCCGCGGCCGCGCTGTTCGGGGGCGGGCGCGCGAGCCTGGTCGGCCGCAGCCTGACGGACCTCACCGAGGCGCCGGCGCCCGGCGCCCCGGCGCTCGCCGACGTCCTCCGCGGCGAGCGGGTGAGCGGCGCCGCCGAGGTGGTGCACGCGGGTGGGCTCCGCCGCTCGGTCGAGTTCACCGGCGTGCCGGACATCCAGCCGGGCCGGCACCTGATCGCGCTCCGCGACGTGAGCGAGCGCAAGCAGCTCCACGCCCGCCTCGCGCTCGCCGACCGCATGGTGTCGGTGGGCACGCTGGCCGCCGGGGTGGCGCACGAGCTCAACAACCCGCTCGCGTACGTGATCGCCAACCTCTCGTACCTGGACGAGCAGCTCACGGTCCTCGCCCCGCGCGTGGCCGCGGCGGGGAGCTCGCGCGAGCCGGACCTCGCGAGCGCGCTCCTCGACGCCGTCCACGACGCGCGCGACGGCGCCGAGCGGATGCGGATCATCGTCCGGGACCTGAAGACGTTTTCGCGCCCGGACGAGGAGCACGCCGGCCCCGTGTCGCTCGGGCCGCTGCTCGACTCCTGCGTGAGCGTGGCCTGGAACGAGATCCGGCACCGGGCGCGCCTGCTGCGCGCGCCGACGGACGTGCCGCCGATCCAGGGGTGCCAGGCGCGGCTCGGGCAGGTGTTCCTCAACCTGCTCGTGAACGCCGCGCAGGCGATCCCGGAGGGCCACGTGGACGAGCACCAGATCCAGGTCTCCGCCCGCGCGCTGCCCGGCGGCCAGGTGGCGGTGGAGGTGTCCGACACCGGCTCGGGCATCGCGCCGGAGCACCTGCCGCGCATCTTCGACCCGTTCTTCACCACCAAGCCGCCGGGCGTGGGCACCGGGCTCGGGCTGTCGATCTGCCAGAGCATCGTCTCGGCGATGGGCGGCGAGATCCAGGTGGAGACGATGCTGGGGCGGGGCACCACCTTCCGCGTGATCCTGCCGGCGTCCGGGCCGGACGAGGCCGGCGCGTCGGGAGTGGGGACCGCGCACCTGGCGCCGCGGGTGCGCGCGCGGATCCTGGTCGTGGACGACGAGCCGCTGGTGGGGACGGTGATCCAGCGGGCGCTCCAGGGCGAGCACGAGGTGACGGTCACGTCGAGCGCGCGCGCCGCGCTGGCGCGGGTGGCGGCGGGGGAGCGGTTCGACCTGGTCCTCTCCGACCTGCTCATGCCGGAGATGACCGGGATGGAGCTGTACCGCGCGCTGCGCGAGCGCGCACCGGAGCTGGCGAGCCGCGTGGTGTTCCTCACCGGCGGCGCCTTCACCCCCGCCGCCCGCACCTTCCTGGAGCAGGAGCCGGTGGAGTGCGTGGAGAAGCCGTTCGAGCTGGAGACGATCCGGGCGCTGCTGGCGCGCCGGCTCGGCGCCCGCCGGGCCGACGCCTGCTGA
- a CDS encoding Smr/MutS family protein, protein MARAPDPPSGGDDPFSEPVPLPIDGTLDLHAFPPAEVGTLVPEWIGACREAGLTELRIVHGKGIGALRRTVEALLARDPRVKAFRPAGEDRGGWGATLVTLHAS, encoded by the coding sequence ATGGCGCGAGCGCCCGATCCCCCCTCCGGCGGCGACGATCCCTTCTCCGAGCCGGTGCCGCTGCCCATCGACGGCACGCTCGACCTGCACGCGTTCCCGCCCGCCGAGGTGGGGACGCTCGTGCCGGAGTGGATCGGCGCCTGCCGCGAGGCGGGCCTCACCGAGCTGCGCATCGTGCACGGCAAGGGCATCGGGGCGCTGCGCCGCACGGTGGAGGCGCTGCTGGCGCGCGATCCGCGGGTGAAGGCGTTCCGCCCCGCCGGCGAGGACCGTGGCGGCTGGGGCGCGACGCTGGTCACGCTTCACGCATCGTGA
- a CDS encoding ribonuclease H-like domain-containing protein, whose product MIRSTFRLAPGIGPYLEGKLWNAGIRRWADLPAAPAVALSPRIDARLREAVVRAEAALEAGDADALAAMIPRAERWRLYPAFAEDAAFLDVETDGERLTCVGVLDASGPRLFLDGRDLDAFPEAARGWKVLVTYNGLAFDEPVLRRAFPGWRPPRAHVDLCHLWRRLGHQGGLKRLEEETGVGRPAHLHGLSGLDAVRLWRAWQERGDADALRLFAEYNLHDAVNLRTLMGLGYNRLVERLRLPAAPVPVSERGDVRYDLTKLLLAL is encoded by the coding sequence ATGATCCGCAGCACCTTCCGGCTCGCGCCCGGCATCGGCCCCTACCTCGAGGGGAAGCTCTGGAACGCCGGCATCCGGCGCTGGGCCGACCTGCCCGCCGCGCCCGCGGTGGCGCTCTCGCCCAGGATCGACGCGCGGCTGCGCGAGGCGGTGGTCCGCGCCGAGGCCGCGCTGGAGGCCGGCGACGCCGACGCGCTCGCGGCCATGATCCCGCGCGCCGAGCGCTGGCGGCTCTACCCCGCGTTCGCCGAGGACGCCGCGTTCCTCGACGTGGAGACCGACGGAGAGCGGCTCACCTGCGTGGGCGTGCTCGACGCCTCCGGGCCGCGCCTGTTCCTGGACGGCCGCGACCTCGACGCGTTCCCGGAGGCGGCGCGCGGCTGGAAGGTGCTCGTCACCTACAACGGGCTCGCCTTCGACGAGCCGGTGCTCCGGCGCGCGTTCCCCGGCTGGCGCCCGCCGCGGGCGCACGTGGACCTCTGCCACCTCTGGCGCCGGCTCGGGCACCAGGGCGGCCTGAAGCGGCTCGAGGAGGAGACCGGCGTCGGGCGCCCGGCGCACCTCCACGGCCTCTCCGGGCTCGACGCGGTGCGGCTCTGGCGCGCCTGGCAGGAGCGGGGCGACGCCGACGCGCTCCGCCTGTTCGCCGAGTACAACCTGCACGACGCCGTGAACCTCCGGACGCTGATGGGCCTCGGCTACAACCGGCTGGTGGAGCGGCTGCGGCTCCCCGCCGCTCCGGTGCCGGTGTCGGAGCGCGGCGACGTCCGCTACGACCTGACGAAGCTCCTCCTCGCGCTCTAG
- a CDS encoding phosphatase PAP2 family protein yields the protein MRRASPPAAAALLAAALLATPARAAGPHPLRGDDRTDLAVTGAAAGVWLLGEVLKPELAPSGCRFCKANALDVWARDRLVLSDAALAARGSDVLAFALMPAAVTAHQLLAARSAGDGGEGWRDLLYVAEAASLSMAVNQVVKLAVGRQRPFVRYGNWAAAGREGEPDDNLSFYSGHSALAFSIASAAGTVSTLRGYRSTPWVWAVGMTLATGVGYLRMAGDKHWLTDVLVGAAVGGGVGVAAPLLLHGREDRPAQGGGPSPAGARVVPIPMGLLVVW from the coding sequence ATGCGCCGCGCCTCCCCGCCCGCCGCCGCCGCCCTGCTGGCGGCCGCGCTCCTCGCGACCCCGGCCCGCGCCGCCGGCCCCCACCCGCTGCGCGGCGACGACCGGACCGATCTCGCGGTCACCGGCGCGGCCGCGGGCGTCTGGCTGCTCGGTGAGGTGCTGAAGCCGGAGCTCGCGCCCTCCGGGTGCCGCTTCTGCAAGGCGAACGCGCTCGACGTCTGGGCGCGCGACCGGCTGGTGCTCTCCGACGCCGCGCTCGCCGCGCGCGGGTCGGACGTGCTCGCGTTCGCGCTGATGCCGGCGGCCGTCACCGCCCACCAGCTCCTCGCGGCGCGGTCCGCCGGCGACGGCGGGGAGGGCTGGCGCGACCTGCTCTATGTGGCCGAGGCGGCCTCGCTCTCCATGGCGGTGAACCAGGTGGTGAAGCTGGCGGTGGGGCGCCAGCGCCCGTTCGTCCGCTACGGGAACTGGGCCGCGGCGGGCCGCGAGGGCGAGCCCGACGACAACCTGTCCTTCTACTCGGGCCACTCGGCGCTGGCGTTCTCGATCGCCTCCGCCGCCGGCACTGTGTCCACGCTGCGCGGCTACCGGAGCACGCCCTGGGTCTGGGCGGTGGGGATGACGCTCGCCACCGGCGTCGGCTACCTGCGCATGGCCGGCGACAAGCACTGGCTCACCGACGTGCTGGTCGGCGCCGCGGTGGGCGGCGGGGTGGGCGTCGCCGCGCCGCTGCTCCTGCACGGCCGGGAGGACCGGCCGGCGCAGGGCGGCGGCCCGTCACCGGCGGGCGCGCGGGTCGTCCCCATCCCGATGGGCCTGCTGGTGGTGTGGTGA